The Prunus persica cultivar Lovell chromosome G7, Prunus_persica_NCBIv2, whole genome shotgun sequence genome has a segment encoding these proteins:
- the LOC18771631 gene encoding ABC transporter G family member 22 isoform X3: protein MASNISMFTDVTYKIILKGMRTSEEKDILNGITGSVHPGEVLALMGPSGSGKTSLLNLLGGRAVQANVTGSITYNDQTYSKFLKSRIGFVTQDDVLFPHLTVKETLTYAALLRLSKTLTKEQKEKRALDVIYELGLERCQDTMIGGSFVRGVSGGERKRVCIGNEIIINPSLLFLDEPTSGLDSTTALRIVQMLQDIAEAGKTVVTTIHQPSSRLFHKFDKLILLGKGSLLYFGKASEAMVYFSSIGCSPLIAMNPAEFLLDLANGNINDVSIPSELEDKVQMGNSEAADTRNGKPSPAVVHDYLVEAYETRVADEEKKKIMVPLPLDDELKLKVSISKREWGGSWWEQFSILFCRGIKERRHDYFSWLRITQVLSTAVILGLLWWQSDSNNPKGLEDQAGLLFFIAVFWGFFPVFTAIFTFPQERAMLTKERAADMYRLSAYFVARTTSDLPLDLLLPVLFLVIVYFMAGLRLSADTFFLSMLIVFLCIVAAQGLGLAIGATLMDLKRATTLASVTVMTFMLAGGFFVKKVPVFISWIRYMSFNYHTYRLLLKVQYEAITPAINGLSTDCGLTGVGALVAMVFGYRLLAYLSLRRMKLQGGA, encoded by the exons ATGGCTAGCAATATAAGCATG TTCACAGATGTGACATACAAGATCATTCTCAAAGGAATGAGGACAAGTGAAGAGAAGGATATCTTGAATGGGATTACCGGTTCGGTGCACCCGGGAGAAGTTTTGGCCCTTATGGGACCATCTGGAAGTGGAAAGACCAGCCTCCTTAATCTGCTTGGAGGCAGGGCAGTTCAAGCCAATGTCACTGGTTCCATTACTTACAATGACCAGACATACTCCAAGTTCCTAAAAAGCAG GATAGGGTTCGTTACACAGGACGATGTTCTATTTCCTCACCTTACAGTGAAAGAGACATTAACATATGCAGCCCTCCTTCGGCTGTCAAAGACATTGACAAAAGAGCAGAAGGAAAAACGAGCTCTAGATGTCATTTATGAGCTAGGCTTAGAAAG GTGCCAAGACACTATGATTGGTGGCTCCTTTGTCCGCGGGGTATCAGGtggagagaggaagagagttTGCATTGGCAATGAGATCATAATTAACCCTTCCCTTCTGTTTCTGGATGAACCAACCTCTGGCTTGGATTCTACGACTGCACTGAGAATCGTTCAGATGTTACAAGACATAGCAGAG GCTGGCAAAACAGTGGTGACAACAATCCACCAGCCATCAAGTAGACTCTTCCACAAATTTGACAAGTTGATCCTTCTTGGGAAGGGAAGCTTGCTTTACTTTGGGAAAGCATCAGAAGCAATGGTTTATTTCTCATCCATAGGATGTTCCCCACTTATTGCCATGAACCCGGCAGAGTTCTTGCTAGACCTTGCAAACGGAAACATAAATGACGTTTCTATACCATCAGAGTTAGAGGATAAAGTGCAAATGGGAAATTCAGAAGCAGCTGATACAAGAAATGGAAAGCCATCTCCAGCAGTTGTGCATGAT TATCTTGTGGAGGCCTACGAGACACGAGTTGCAGacgaggagaagaagaagattatgGTTCCTCTTCCCCTTGACGATGAACTGAAGTTGAAGGTGTCGATTTCAAAACGAGAATGGggaggaagctggtgggaacAATTTTCCATCTTGTTTTGTAGAGGAATTAAAGAACGAAGGCACGACTACTTCAGCTGGTTGAGAATTACCCAAGTCCTCTCCACTGCAGTTATTCTGGGCTTGCTCTGGTGGCAGTCAGATAGCAACAATCCCAAAGGCCTGGAGGATCAG GCAGGATTGCTTTTCTTCATTGCTGTCTTCTGGGGATTTTTTCCTGTCTTCACAGCAATTTTTACATTTCCTCAAGAAAGGGCCATGCTGACGAAGGAACGAGCAGCTGACATGTACAGATTAAGTGCATATTTTGTTGCTAGGACTACAAGTGATCTCCCACTAGACCTATTGCTACCGGTACTGTTCCTCGTCATTGTATATTTCATGGCAGGCTTAAGGCTGAGTGCTGACACCTTCTTCCTAAGCATGCTTATAGTTTTCCTCTGCATTGTGGCAGCGCAG GGACTTGGACTAGCTATTGGAGCTACATTGATGGACTTAAAGAGGGCCACAACTCTAGCTTCTGTAACTGTCATGACATTCATGCTGGCTGGGGGGTTCTTTGTGAAA AAAGTTCCGGTGTTCATATCTTGGATTAGGTATATGTCTTTCAACTACCACACATACAGGCTTCTTCTTAAGGTGCAGTACGAAGCAATCACGCCAGCCATTAATGGGTTGAGCACAGACTGCGGTTTAACAGGAGTCGGTGCCCTTGTAGCCATGGTATTTGGATACCGGCTCTTGGCATACCTTTCTTTGCGGAGAATGAAGCTTCAAGGTGGAGCTTAA
- the LOC18771631 gene encoding ABC transporter G family member 22 isoform X4: MRTSEEKDILNGITGSVHPGEVLALMGPSGSGKTSLLNLLGGRAVQANVTGSITYNDQTYSKFLKSRIGFVTQDDVLFPHLTVKETLTYAALLRLSKTLTKEQKEKRALDVIYELGLERCQDTMIGGSFVRGVSGGERKRVCIGNEIIINPSLLFLDEPTSGLDSTTALRIVQMLQDIAEAGKTVVTTIHQPSSRLFHKFDKLILLGKGSLLYFGKASEAMVYFSSIGCSPLIAMNPAEFLLDLANGNINDVSIPSELEDKVQMGNSEAADTRNGKPSPAVVHDYLVEAYETRVADEEKKKIMVPLPLDDELKLKVSISKREWGGSWWEQFSILFCRGIKERRHDYFSWLRITQVLSTAVILGLLWWQSDSNNPKGLEDQAGLLFFIAVFWGFFPVFTAIFTFPQERAMLTKERAADMYRLSAYFVARTTSDLPLDLLLPVLFLVIVYFMAGLRLSADTFFLSMLIVFLCIVAAQGLGLAIGATLMDLKRATTLASVTVMTFMLAGGFFVKKVPVFISWIRYMSFNYHTYRLLLKVQYEAITPAINGLSTDCGLTGVGALVAMVFGYRLLAYLSLRRMKLQGGA; this comes from the exons ATGAGGACAAGTGAAGAGAAGGATATCTTGAATGGGATTACCGGTTCGGTGCACCCGGGAGAAGTTTTGGCCCTTATGGGACCATCTGGAAGTGGAAAGACCAGCCTCCTTAATCTGCTTGGAGGCAGGGCAGTTCAAGCCAATGTCACTGGTTCCATTACTTACAATGACCAGACATACTCCAAGTTCCTAAAAAGCAG GATAGGGTTCGTTACACAGGACGATGTTCTATTTCCTCACCTTACAGTGAAAGAGACATTAACATATGCAGCCCTCCTTCGGCTGTCAAAGACATTGACAAAAGAGCAGAAGGAAAAACGAGCTCTAGATGTCATTTATGAGCTAGGCTTAGAAAG GTGCCAAGACACTATGATTGGTGGCTCCTTTGTCCGCGGGGTATCAGGtggagagaggaagagagttTGCATTGGCAATGAGATCATAATTAACCCTTCCCTTCTGTTTCTGGATGAACCAACCTCTGGCTTGGATTCTACGACTGCACTGAGAATCGTTCAGATGTTACAAGACATAGCAGAG GCTGGCAAAACAGTGGTGACAACAATCCACCAGCCATCAAGTAGACTCTTCCACAAATTTGACAAGTTGATCCTTCTTGGGAAGGGAAGCTTGCTTTACTTTGGGAAAGCATCAGAAGCAATGGTTTATTTCTCATCCATAGGATGTTCCCCACTTATTGCCATGAACCCGGCAGAGTTCTTGCTAGACCTTGCAAACGGAAACATAAATGACGTTTCTATACCATCAGAGTTAGAGGATAAAGTGCAAATGGGAAATTCAGAAGCAGCTGATACAAGAAATGGAAAGCCATCTCCAGCAGTTGTGCATGAT TATCTTGTGGAGGCCTACGAGACACGAGTTGCAGacgaggagaagaagaagattatgGTTCCTCTTCCCCTTGACGATGAACTGAAGTTGAAGGTGTCGATTTCAAAACGAGAATGGggaggaagctggtgggaacAATTTTCCATCTTGTTTTGTAGAGGAATTAAAGAACGAAGGCACGACTACTTCAGCTGGTTGAGAATTACCCAAGTCCTCTCCACTGCAGTTATTCTGGGCTTGCTCTGGTGGCAGTCAGATAGCAACAATCCCAAAGGCCTGGAGGATCAG GCAGGATTGCTTTTCTTCATTGCTGTCTTCTGGGGATTTTTTCCTGTCTTCACAGCAATTTTTACATTTCCTCAAGAAAGGGCCATGCTGACGAAGGAACGAGCAGCTGACATGTACAGATTAAGTGCATATTTTGTTGCTAGGACTACAAGTGATCTCCCACTAGACCTATTGCTACCGGTACTGTTCCTCGTCATTGTATATTTCATGGCAGGCTTAAGGCTGAGTGCTGACACCTTCTTCCTAAGCATGCTTATAGTTTTCCTCTGCATTGTGGCAGCGCAG GGACTTGGACTAGCTATTGGAGCTACATTGATGGACTTAAAGAGGGCCACAACTCTAGCTTCTGTAACTGTCATGACATTCATGCTGGCTGGGGGGTTCTTTGTGAAA AAAGTTCCGGTGTTCATATCTTGGATTAGGTATATGTCTTTCAACTACCACACATACAGGCTTCTTCTTAAGGTGCAGTACGAAGCAATCACGCCAGCCATTAATGGGTTGAGCACAGACTGCGGTTTAACAGGAGTCGGTGCCCTTGTAGCCATGGTATTTGGATACCGGCTCTTGGCATACCTTTCTTTGCGGAGAATGAAGCTTCAAGGTGGAGCTTAA